A section of the Leptospira kobayashii genome encodes:
- a CDS encoding DUF1289 domain-containing protein, with product MSQKSPCTKVCMMDPDTDLCAGCFRTLEEIGLWSQYSDEEKAIVWEKLEKRKENAGG from the coding sequence ATGTCACAAAAATCGCCATGTACCAAGGTATGTATGATGGATCCGGATACGGATCTATGTGCGGGATGTTTTCGTACATTGGAGGAAATCGGGCTTTGGTCTCAGTATTCCGATGAAGAGAAGGCGATCGTTTGGGAGAAATTGGAAAAAAGGAAGGAGAATGCTGGAGGCTGA
- a CDS encoding LIC10235 family protein: MKPKSIKSDELSKIFSDLKKGEESSIGSYLIKGVRLQISKFNLSGAERVQLLYKRRRTQGLCIVCGKKVTKKNASTGQLYRLCEDHRNKIDKGTK, translated from the coding sequence ATGAAACCAAAATCAATCAAATCCGACGAACTATCGAAAATTTTCTCCGACTTGAAAAAAGGCGAAGAGTCATCCATCGGAAGTTATTTGATTAAAGGTGTTCGTCTACAAATTAGTAAATTCAATCTGTCCGGAGCAGAGAGAGTTCAACTGCTTTACAAAAGAAGAAGAACGCAAGGTCTCTGCATTGTATGCGGAAAGAAAGTTACTAAAAAAAATGCATCAACCGGTCAACTGTACCGTTTATGCGAAGACCATAGAAACAAAATCGACAAAGGAACCAAATAA
- a CDS encoding flagellar protein FlgN → MLDWVESLRSLFTNEIDCYKRLLDWEGKKRQAIHSADGRALESCVKESYHVMVEASELERIRMKTIQEVYEKEKFENKEITLTNFLNQMDRDSNYKLKGFAQELKSVVQELKEAIIVNDKLLRTRKDFLQKTIDTLHEHEREKVYTSSKQPIRRGQGQQSAVILNATA, encoded by the coding sequence ATGTTGGATTGGGTAGAATCGCTTAGAAGTCTGTTTACTAATGAAATAGACTGTTACAAACGGCTTCTGGATTGGGAAGGCAAAAAAAGACAGGCGATCCATAGCGCCGATGGCAGAGCTCTCGAATCTTGTGTCAAAGAGAGCTACCACGTAATGGTAGAGGCATCGGAATTGGAACGAATTCGTATGAAAACGATCCAGGAAGTTTACGAAAAAGAAAAATTCGAAAACAAAGAAATCACATTAACCAATTTTTTAAATCAAATGGATAGGGATTCCAATTATAAACTGAAGGGTTTTGCACAAGAGTTGAAGAGCGTAGTGCAAGAATTGAAAGAAGCGATTATAGTGAACGATAAATTGCTTCGTACCCGTAAGGATTTCCTACAAAAAACAATCGATACCCTTCATGAACACGAAAGGGAAAAAGTTTATACATCGAGTAAACAACCGATTCGGCGAGGGCAGGGCCAACAGAGCGCGGTCATTTTGAACGCGACTGCCTAG
- a CDS encoding DUF962 domain-containing protein: MSTTDVNTKKYKNLTEFFPFYLTEHSNAVNRALHFIGSSLALGFIFAFISSGNWIALGLALFSGYLFAWIGHFFIEKNRPATFKYPFLSFISDWMMYGRMLVGKIPK, from the coding sequence ATGAGCACCACAGATGTTAATACTAAAAAGTACAAAAACCTAACTGAGTTCTTTCCCTTCTATTTAACCGAACATAGCAATGCAGTGAATCGAGCCTTACATTTTATCGGATCGTCGCTTGCCCTTGGGTTTATCTTTGCCTTTATCTCTTCAGGCAATTGGATCGCTTTGGGTCTGGCGTTGTTTTCCGGATACCTATTTGCATGGATTGGCCATTTCTTTATCGAAAAAAACCGCCCGGCCACATTCAAATACCCTTTCCTTTCTTTTATTTCCGATTGGATGATGTATGGACGCATGTTAGTGGGCAAAATTCCGAAGTAA
- a CDS encoding DUF6249 domain-containing protein yields the protein MTPEQYESILRSLTDIKTALGEERSSYKFILYMVPNIGIIFGTTLLFFLFKWWHNQKMALIQTGQFKPWSFDLRAYSFFLGLLLTFTGFALSFVFILVLGRSMAMMGGLIPFAIGLGLLTFYKLSK from the coding sequence ATGACACCGGAACAATACGAATCGATTTTACGAAGTCTGACGGATATCAAAACGGCACTCGGGGAAGAACGTTCCTCATATAAATTCATTCTCTATATGGTTCCCAATATCGGGATCATTTTCGGAACCACACTTTTGTTCTTTCTCTTCAAATGGTGGCATAACCAGAAAATGGCACTGATCCAAACAGGCCAATTCAAGCCCTGGTCCTTTGATCTAAGGGCCTATTCCTTTTTCCTGGGTCTTTTGTTGACATTCACGGGATTTGCACTATCATTTGTATTTATACTCGTCTTGGGAAGATCCATGGCGATGATGGGAGGGTTAATACCATTCGCAATTGGGTTAGGTCTATTGACCTTCTACAAACTAAGCAAATAA
- the aat gene encoding leucyl/phenylalanyl-tRNA--protein transferase: MTQRNFEQFFKNPREAKEDLIAVGGDFSVERLLYAYTHGIFPWSEDPIRWYCLDPRAIFDLNNTHFSKTVQRKIRQGIYRISFNEAFEAVMQGCAYREKDNTWITRGFYKGYCQLHRLGWAHSVEAWNEKNELVGGVYGVAIGRFFAGESMFAFQSDAGKVALYHLFEKLKTSEFSLFDTQQLNHVTWTLGAYEIPKNSYLDRLQKAIVPSEKWIIPR; this comes from the coding sequence TTGACGCAAAGAAATTTTGAACAGTTCTTTAAAAACCCGAGGGAAGCGAAAGAAGATCTGATCGCTGTCGGTGGAGATTTTAGCGTTGAACGGTTGTTATATGCGTATACCCATGGAATTTTTCCCTGGTCGGAAGATCCGATTCGTTGGTACTGCCTGGATCCGAGAGCGATCTTCGATTTAAACAACACCCATTTTTCCAAGACGGTTCAGAGAAAGATCAGGCAAGGAATCTATCGGATCAGTTTCAACGAGGCCTTTGAAGCGGTTATGCAGGGTTGCGCTTACCGGGAAAAGGACAATACCTGGATCACCAGAGGATTTTATAAAGGATACTGCCAATTGCACCGTTTGGGCTGGGCCCACAGTGTAGAGGCGTGGAATGAGAAAAATGAACTGGTCGGCGGAGTGTATGGAGTGGCGATCGGTAGGTTTTTTGCCGGAGAGTCCATGTTTGCTTTTCAGTCGGATGCGGGAAAAGTCGCACTTTATCATTTGTTCGAAAAGCTGAAAACAAGCGAATTCAGTCTTTTTGATACCCAGCAACTAAATCATGTTACATGGACGTTGGGTGCGTATGAGATTCCCAAAAACTCCTATCTGGATAGATTGCAAAAAGCGATCGTTCCTTCGGAAAAGTGGATCATTCCACGGTAA
- a CDS encoding response regulator, translating into MKILVVDDEEDIAGLIQFHLEEEGFQVEVCHNGMEVLPRLEKNLPDGIILDLMLPGIGGMDLCKRIKEKYPQIPIIMVTAKTGETDVVLGLELGADDYIRKPFNIRELIARVRTVTRRQADGAATENVGTVSTGKIQINPTAHKVYVDGKEIDLTLIEFKILQLFASNTGVAFSRDKLLDRIWGKDVFVTDRTVDVNIKRLRDKLLSEKERLETIRGVGYRFRDA; encoded by the coding sequence ATGAAAATCTTGGTTGTTGATGACGAAGAAGACATAGCAGGACTGATTCAGTTCCATTTAGAGGAAGAAGGATTCCAGGTGGAAGTATGCCATAACGGGATGGAAGTTCTTCCCCGTTTGGAAAAAAATCTACCGGACGGGATCATTCTGGACTTGATGCTTCCCGGCATCGGTGGAATGGATCTTTGCAAACGGATCAAAGAAAAATACCCTCAGATCCCTATCATTATGGTAACTGCAAAAACCGGCGAAACCGATGTGGTTCTCGGTTTGGAACTTGGTGCCGACGATTATATCCGAAAACCATTTAACATTCGTGAGTTGATCGCAAGAGTCAGAACCGTAACCAGAAGACAGGCGGACGGTGCCGCAACGGAAAATGTAGGAACAGTTTCCACCGGAAAAATTCAAATCAATCCCACCGCGCATAAAGTATATGTAGATGGAAAAGAAATCGATCTTACCTTAATCGAATTTAAAATTTTACAACTTTTTGCTTCTAACACGGGAGTAGCTTTTTCACGGGACAAATTATTGGATCGGATTTGGGGAAAGGATGTATTTGTCACTGACAGAACTGTTGATGTAAATATCAAAAGACTCCGAGATAAATTGCTGAGTGAAAAAGAAAGACTGGAAACCATCCGTGGAGTCGGATATCGTTT
- a CDS encoding RNA polymerase sigma factor, whose amino-acid sequence MKRYQGMVFSQASKAFSTQEEAEDFTQEVFLKAYEALSTFRGEAQFSTWLFQIARNEISRHFKKKKPIVHTLDESHESHPSTVSQSSFAEDLAKEEEGNLLRQLISRLPLVYQRPIILHYFENRSLKEISLDMDIKINTIKSHISRGKDLIRKWWQHE is encoded by the coding sequence ATGAAACGTTACCAAGGTATGGTATTTTCACAAGCTTCGAAAGCTTTCTCTACGCAAGAGGAAGCGGAAGACTTCACTCAGGAAGTTTTTCTAAAAGCTTACGAAGCACTCAGTACGTTCCGGGGGGAAGCACAGTTTTCCACTTGGCTCTTTCAAATCGCCCGCAACGAAATCTCACGCCATTTTAAAAAGAAAAAACCGATCGTTCATACATTGGATGAATCCCACGAATCCCATCCGAGCACTGTGAGTCAGTCTTCCTTTGCGGAAGATTTGGCAAAAGAAGAAGAGGGAAATTTACTCAGACAGTTGATCTCCCGTTTGCCACTTGTTTACCAAAGACCCATCATATTGCATTATTTTGAAAATAGATCTTTGAAAGAAATCTCTCTGGATATGGACATCAAAATCAATACCATCAAAAGCCATATCTCACGGGGAAAGGACCTGATTCGGAAATGGTGGCAACATGAATAG